The following nucleotide sequence is from Lacinutrix sp. Hel_I_90.
AAAGAATAATACAGATAGCACTTTATTTTACCTTAATAAAGGACTCATGCTATGTGAAAATCCTAGTGACATTATCGCCTTTAAATATGACATAGGAAAGACCTATGAAAAACAGTATAATTTTGAATACGCGTTACTGCTATACAAGCAATGTTATGATTTAGCTAAGAAAGAGAGACTATTAGAAGAGTACAATAAGATTAAACATTCCTTGGCCTTGATGGAGAATAAGATTGGGCAGCCAAACAAAGCTTTGATATTGCTAAAAGAAATGTACAAAGCGGAAAATAGCATAGGAAAAGAGATTAAAAATTTAAAATTTACAAGAAAAAACCTATCAGAAACCTATTTAAACATAAATGAACCAGACAGTGCTATTCTGGTTATAAATGAGGGGTTAAAAGCAGCAAAAAATAATAATAACATCGAATTTCAGTATCATTTCCATAGCTTAAAAGCACGAGCATATTTAGAGAAAAAACGGTATAGCGAAGCGGAGGAGGAAGCTTACAAAGCTTTAAAAAGCGCCAATGGCTTGGATAATGTAAAGTTTAAAAATGAGGCGAACTATATAGTGTCTTTGGTTAATAAGGAACAGAAGAAATATGGAGAGTCAATAGCAACTATAAAAGGTATTTTAAACAGTGAAACAGTTAAAACAACTGAAGATTTGTCTAAATACTATAAGCTACTTGCTAGTTGTTATGATGCAGTTGATAGTAGTGAACAATCTGTTGTTTACTTTAAAAAATTTACAAAAACAGAACAAGAGGTTACAGAAAAACGCTTAGCCACCTTAGATAATATCTATCACATCGATTTAAATGAAAAAATTAACGATAAGGAAAAACAAAAGAGCAAAACAGAATTTTGGTTAATCGCTTTTATCATTCTAGGCCTTTTAGGTTTCGTTTTTTTTATCTGGATAAAAATAAAACAGAAAAATAATCAAAAGCGCTTTGAAGAATTGATGGTTAAGATTAACAATTTTGAAAAAAATAAAGCAGGCAATAATAACCTAGACCAGTCCATTCATCTAACCGAAATAGCTAATATTGATGAATTAGAAGAAGATAGCGAAGAAAAAGATGAGTTACCTGAGGCGGTAAAAGAATTAAACTATAGCATAGAAGCGGATTCTGAAAGCTCAGCATACATTATTGATGACGAAAAAATACAAGAGATTCTATCTAAAATTGAATACCTGGAAGAGAAAAAATATTACTTAAAACAAGAGTGTACCATGCATAATATGGCTAAACGCCTAAAAACGAACACGTCGTATCTATCCAGTATTATCAATAATCATTTAAATAAAACCTTCAGTAATTATATAAATGAATTGCGAATAAATTATGCTATTGTTGAATTAAAGAATAATAAAAGACTGCGGTCTTATTCTGTAAAAGCCATCTCTGAAGAGATCGGTTATAAAAGTGCAGATTCCTTCTCAAAGTACTTTAAAGAAGCCACAGGACTTACACCTTCAGTTTATATTAAAAAAATAGGCACTTTGTCTTAAGTGCTTTAATAACAACCACTTAAACCATATTTAAAGTCGCGTATTTTATAAAATTCGTGCTTACACACTTGTTTTATACTTTCTTTTTAAATTCCTTTGAAGTGTTGAAAGTCGAAAATTGTATTTGATTTCTAAATATAGTTAAGTCGAAAATTCATCAAAAAAAACAGAGCTCGTGAAAGCTCTGCTTAGTATAAAAATTTTGTATCCATGTCGGCAAACATGTTGTACTCTTCAAAGATATACTTTTTAGCATCTTTATCCAAAATTGCAAAAAGACTATTTTAAGGTACTTCACAAAAAGCGATACAAAATTTCAAATTAGCTTAAGCTTAAAGAAGCTTGAGATGAAGAGTTGGCGAAAACTATAATTGGCCAGTAGTCAGCTCTTTATTAAAAACTATTAATCTAAATTTTGTAAGAAATGAAAACAGAAAAAGAAGATCACCAGCTTACCAAACAAGCCGTTATTTAAACACCATGACCTGGAGCGTTTATAAGTTTAGGTATGCTCACAAACCTTGGGAACTTTTAGAACAATTCACATCAATGCTTTCACAATTTAAATCTTGAGGAAAGAATGGAAATAGATCTAGTGACCATTTAATTCTTGTTCGAGGATAACAATTGTTTATCAAGGCGCGATATACCGAGTATATATTAAATAGTAATTTTTAAAACAAAACATTATGAAAACACAAAAGACATTATTTGAGTTTAAGAAAAAATCAATTGTAGAATTAAATGACACGAAGTTAGAGCATGTGGTTGGAGGAACGGCCACTATAGGCGAATGTTTTCTATGCATTAGAACGAGTAACGGTCCTGGAGGAACAGTCCTGGAGCAGCTAAAACAAGCTTAATTTTAACCCTTAATAGAAATACTTATGAAAACTCAAGACACCAAGCTAAGACTAACAAAAAGAGATATTATAGAACTTAATTCTGAAGCATTGAAGGTCATTAAGGGCGGTTGGACAACTACCGTTTCTAACATAACAACAATAATCAATTTTTCTAAGGACACTTTATGTACATCAGACGTTAAATAAAACGATTAAAACAAGCCAGATATTAGAACAGATGTAGGTATTGTCTTTGGAGACCACATATTCTACAGACTTACAAGAAACTAATAGAAATTAATAGTATATAAAATCAGAAATTATGAAAACACAAAAGAAAAAATTAGTTCTAGGAAAGAACACTATTGTTGAATTAAACACGAAAAACTTATCAAGGGTTAATGGTGGTAGTTGGACCGTTGTGGTAGACTATATAAATGACAAATTAGAAACAGTAACAATAACACAATAAATAGTAATTAGTATGAAAACACAAACAAAACAGACCTTAGATTTTACCAAAAAATCTATCACAGAATTAACGGTAACAGAAGCCGCTTCAATTAATGGAGGAACAGGCTTTATTTGCTCAAACTGCATGACTATTTCTGAAAAATCAATAACTATAATTCAATAACTATTATGAAAACACAAAGCAACCACTTAGTACTTAAAAAGGAATCAGTTGTAGAATTAAATAAAGAGCAATTACAAAATGTAAATGGCGGTACGGCAACACTCATAGGAACTACAAGTTTAATAGCGTTAACGCTAGTAACTAAATAGTCTAAAGATGCTTGAGATGAAGTGGTGGTGAAAATTGTATTTTAATTAGTAGCCACCTTTTCTAATCAAATCAAAGCAAACGAAACTTTTTATTTTAAAATAAGCCCACTTTGGAACAAAAAATTGGATGTAATCATTGCCTTTAGCGATTAGAATAAAACAATCCAATACCTGCTCCTAAAAACGCAGGGATCTTAATAGCATTTTAAATTTATTTGAATAAACAATAACAATTAAAAACACAAATTATGAAAACACAAAACAAAAATTTAGCATTCAACAGGAGTTCATTAGTAGAATTAAGTAATGATGAGTTATATGATGTTAACGGAGGGTCTAGCCCACTTTGCCTACCAACGATTGTTTGGACTATCGTTTTTTTAGCCAATTAAAAAACGAAACTTTTGATTGTCATGTTTTTAAGCACAAGCAGGAATTATAACTGTTTAGTTAATAGCAATCGACAGTTTTAAAAAATAAAGTTACCATAACACGTTTATGCTAAATGCTTTATGTGATATTCCTTGAATCACTTTAATTTTCAAGAAGGTAAAATAAATTAATTTTTAAACACAAAAATTATGAAAACACAAAACAAAAACTTAGCCTTTAACAAAAGCGCAGTAGTAGATTTAAACGATGACCAATTACAAAGTGTAAATGGAGGAACGACGACATTATGTACTGGGACTATCATTGCTACTATCGTAATTATGACTCAAAAATAACAATTAATATATGCAGATATTATAACCGCTTATTTTGGTAAAAGCCATCGACTTTCTCGATAAAGTAAAGTTACCAATAGCAAATTTATGATAAATGCTTTAAGTGATATTTCTTGACTCACTTTAATTTTCAAGAAGCAAAACAAATTAATATTTAAAACACAAATTATGAAAACACAGAACAAAAATTTAGCCTTTAACAAAAGCGCAGTAGTAGACTTAAACGATAATCAATTAATGGATGTAAATGGCGGATCATCTCCTTTATGCACAGGTATTATCATTAGCTTATTAATTACGAGAAAGTAAAATTAACCAATATAAAACACAAATATTATGAAAACACAGAACAAAAATTTAGCCTTTAACAAAAGCGCAGTAGTAGACTTAAACGATAATCAATTAATGGATGTAAACGGTGGAACGTCTCCATTATGTGTAGGCATTATCATTAGCTTATTAATAACAAGAGAATAAAATTAACCAAAATAAAACCTAAATATTATGAAAACACAGAACAAAAATTTAGCCTTTAACAAAAGCGCAGTAGTAGACTTAAACGATAATCAATTAATGGATGTAAACGGTGGAACGTCTCCATTATGTGTAGGCATTATCATTAGCTTATTAATAACAAGAGAATAAAATTAACCAAAATAAAACCTAAATATTATGAAAACACAAAACAAAAATTTAGCATTTAACAAAAGTTCAGTAGTAGACTTAAACGATAATCAATTAATGGATGTAAACGGTGGAACGTCTCCATTATGTGTAGGCATTATCATTAGCTTATTAATAACAAGAGAATAAAATTAACCAAAATAAAACACAAATATTATGAAAACACAAAACAAAAATTTAGCATTTAACAAAAGTTCAGTAGTAGACTTAAACGATAATCAATTAATGGATGTAAACGGTGGAACGTCTCCATTATGTGTAGGCATTATCATTAGCTTATTAATAACAAGAGAATAAAATTAACCAAAATAAAACACAAATATTATGAGAACACAAAACAAAAATTTAGCATTTAACAAAAGTTCAGTAGTAGACTTAAACGATAATCAATTAATGGATGTAAACGGTGGAACGTCTCCATTATGTGTAGGCATTATCATTAGCTTATTAATAACAAGAGAATAAAATTAACCAAAATAAAACACAAATATTATGAGAACACAAAACAAAAATTTAGCATTTAACAAAAGTTCAGTAGTAGACTTAAACGATAATCAATTAATGGATGTAAACGGTGGAACGTCTCCATTGTGTGTAGGCATTATCATTAGCTTATTAATAACAAGAGAATAAGCAGAGCATTTTTGCAAATAAGCCATAGACTTAATTATGGTCTAAAAAAAGCGTGTAACTTAACTGTTACACGCTTTTTTATTGAATCCTTAATTTGGTAACAAAGGTTTCAAAAAATAGTTTAATTACTTTGCGCTAAAATGGCATGATTTTGATCACATAACCAAGACGTGTTTATTGGAGACAGGTGACTTTGTATTGCTACACTAGTAGTGTCTGTACCTCCATGTACGCTATTAAGGGTTGAGTCATTAAGTTCAACAATGTTTTTTTTGTTAAATTGTAGTTTTCTGTTTGCTTGAGTTTTCATGAGGAATAGTTTGATATAGATTAATTATTCGTTTGTACTTAACAAATATGATTAATTATTTTCATAGCCCAAAAATTGATATGCTATGATTTATAAAAAAAAGATTTACTTATTTATTTTAAACACCACAAAATCAAGGAGTTGCATCGGTTTTTAAATTAAAAAAAAAAACGTAGTTTTACCAGTAATATTTAGTCCAAAGATCCCTCCGCTAATGAAAAGTAAACTGTTTTTCTTCATTTTTTTCGTATTGTTTTTTCATAATCCAATATTTGGTCAAGAGACAATCGCTTCTACAGGTGATTCTATAAAAAAATATATTTATAACAATCCAGAAAAAGCAATTATATACAGTCATAAGTTTGTCAAGCTAAACCAGGCCGAGAATAATACAGAAAATATAATATTGGGATATTCCGTTTTAGCTTTTTCTCATGAGATAATGAATGAAATTGATAGTACCCTATATTATTACTACAAAAGATTGAGCTTAGTCAATAAACCAATAGAAATTATACAAAACAAGTACTACATTGCCAGAATATTTGACAATAACTATGATTATAATGAGGCTTTACAGCTGTATGGTCAAATAATAGATTTAGCAAAGGCGGAAAAAAATGATACCATAGTAGAGGACATTAAATTTTCAATAGAGCTTATTAAAACTAAAGTGGGTTTAAATAGAAAAGGACTTTCTAAAGAAGCGTTTAAATATCTAAAAGAGGCCTATATTAAACAAAAAGAGAATGACAACCTAATTCTTAGATACAATAGAAAAAGTCTTATAGAGGTTTATTTAAATGAAAACAATATAACTGAAGCGCTTTCACTAATTAATGAAGGCATAAATCAAGCGAGGGATACTAATAATGTACTGTTTCTTTTCTACATGTACGATTATAGGTCTGCGGCTTACTTAGAGTTAAAAGATTTAAATAGGGCTACAAGTGATGCTAATGAAGCTATGGATTACGCTTTACAGCTTAAAAACGAGGAATTTATTAATGAAATAAATTATAGATTAGCTGAGATTGCTGTTGTAAACAAAAAATTTAAAGAAGCACTAAACAATTTAAAAACGGTATTAAAAAGTGATATTGATAAATCCGCGCTTCAAGCTTCAAAATACTTTAAATTAACAGCCAATGTATACGAGAGTTTAGATAGTATTAGACTCTCAAATACATTTTATTCTCAATACATTGAAGAAAGAGAAAAAGCCACTCAAGGGTATTTGTCTGCAATACAAAGTATTCATGATATAACGCTTAAAGAAGAACTCTCAGATGTTCAAAAGTCATATGAAGAAGAACTCATGGGAGAAATTTCTGAAAAGGAAAAACTAAAGAAAACAAAATGGTTATGGACGGTCATTAGCGGAATTCTACTAGTATTATCAATTGCGATATTTTCATTTTTTAGAAATAAATCTAAAGTAAATCAAAAACGTTTTGACGATTTAATGATAAAAATCAATGCTTTTGAACAACGAAAAGCAGAAGAAAATAAATCTAGTCGAGATAAAAAAGAGAAAATAAAACCTAAAGAAGAGGTTGTAGAATTATCTCAAACCATAGAAAAAAGTAGTGTTGAGGTGTTAAGTAATGATCAGAAAGAAGATAATCAGAAAGAAGATGATCAGGTGGAAGAAGAAACAGAGACTACTTATATTATTGATGATAAAAAAGTGGAAGAAATACTGGTAAAACTTCAAAAACTTGAAGAAAAACAATATTACTTACGCCAGGACTGCACACTACATAACATGGCAAAAAAACTTAAAACCAATACTTCTTACCTTTCAAAAATAGTAAATACACACCTAGATAAATCCTTTAGCACCTATATAAACGAGCTTAGGATTAATCACGCTATTCTTGAGTTAAAAAACAACAAACGATTACGCTCTTATTCAGTTAAAGGTATTGCTGGAGAAATGGGCTATAAAAATGCCGATGCTTTTTCTAGATATTTTAGACACGCAACAGGGATTTCTCCTTCTGTTTACATTAAAAAGATTGAAGAAATTTAGAAAAACACATTTTAGTTCAACTTTTTGATTTATAGTGTTTTACACTGTAAAAAACACCGTTTTTTTTATAAATTGTTGGCTACTTCCTTTGGATACTACTTTTAATTGAGATTACTTTGGGACAAGAAATTAAACATATCTAATAATTTAAATCAAGCATTTTTAATTATTAGACATAAAAAAACAGAGCTCTGTAAAGCCCTGTTAATTTTGAAAACACAAATTTTCATGTATTCCGTGTCCGTCAACATTGAATACTCTGCAAATATATATTTTTTTTGTGTCATCACAAAAGATAATATATCTCAAGAGTACTTCACTACATTTTTCGGAATACAAGATTAAAATAAGATTTAGCTTAAGGCATAACAGCGCTTGGGTTAAAGAACTGATGAACCCTATGTTTTTAGTTAGTAATCAGTTCTTTACGATATTAGTTTAATTAAAATTTTGAATAATGAAAACAACGCAAGGTAACACAGATCTCTATTTAAATTCCTTAGACTTTATCTCAAGTGAATTATTTGAAGAATTTGATAATGTCTATCATTCATTAGACGACGCAATTATTATTGATTAATCATAATTAGGAGAATTAAATGGTAGAAGGTAAGCAGTCTCCTAAGGTCAAATTACAGAAGAGAACTATAGTAGAACTAACTAACAATAAAAGTTGGTGGAAAAAGCTATTGAGAGTATTAAATACAAAATCAAGTAACATTTAAATTATAATATTATGAAAACACAAAACACAAGATTTCAATTCAAAAAAAGTACAATCGTTGAGCTAAACAAAGACACCCTTAGTACGGTTGTTGGAGGAACAGTAACTATTGGAGGTTGCTTTCTATGCATTAGAACAAGTAATGGTCCAGGAAGTATAATACTAGAAGATCTTACACAGGCTTAATTTATTAACTACTTAAATACTAATATTATGAAAACACGAAATAAAAAAGCGGATTTAAATTTTTCCAAAAACGCAATTGTAGAATTAAACAACAATGATTTACATAAAGTGTTTGGAGGCACCTTTAGTACCAATTCAGAAAGTGGCCCACTTTGCGATATGGCAGAGATTATATCGAAATTATTTACAAGGTAGAGCGCAATTACATACACTAATTAAAATTTAATACCATGAAAACAAAAACATCAAAATTATCATTTGATACACGTTCTATTTTAGAATTAAATACAAGCACACTTAACGAAGTAAAAGGTGGGACATCACTAATTTTAGGGTTAACAACATCAATACAAATACCAACGATTAACTATTCAACCAATACACTGTGTACTTCAGACGCCAAATAGCGTTAAGACGATACAATTAATTTTTAAACCATATATATGAAAACAAAAAAATCAGAACTTGTATTTGGTATACGTGCCGTAGTTGAGCTTCAAAATGATGTACTCCTGTCTGTTAACGGAGGGACAATTGTTACAGTTAATATTACCGAGTTAACAAGGCAAATAACTTGTGGCGGTGGCGAAGACAGCTGCGTAACTAGATAACAAATCACATAACTTAAAACAACTTTTATGAAAACACAAAACACAAAATTAATACTTAATAAGAGCGCAATTGTAGAGCTGCAACCTTCAGATTTACAGAGAATTAATGGGGGTTCATTAACAGATATAATAGATTTCGCTGAAGATATTTTAATTGAAAACACCTACGGTAGCTGGTTATTCCACTAAACAAACTAAATCTTGATGTATGAGATTCAAATCGAACGCGTTTTTATTATTTAAAGCTAGAACAGCGTTTTAAACTCTCAAAAAACAGCTATTGAATTGAAAGGAAGTACGTAAGAAATATTTAGGTCTTCAATCTGGATATAACTATCAATTTTAAAACATTATTAAACTTAAATTAAACACTTTATTATGAAAACACAAAAAACAGAATTACAATTCGGAAAAAGTTCAATAACAGAACTTAATGATAACCAGACCAAAGCTGTTAATGGAGGGTGCCAATGGAGCCAATCTTCTGGTCCTACATTAACATTGAATATTTCCATTATAAAAGACCCTACACCAACTATTGACTTCGAAATAAATTAGAATTATGAACAAACAAAATAAAAATGGATTACATTTTTCAAAACATGTCATCACAGAGCTTAACGAAACAGAGGTAAGTAAAGTAAACGGGGGAACATCTCCTATGACGCTATTGAGCTGCTCCTTTTGTATTAGTAGTAGTAATGGTAATACTGGGAATTTAAGTATTACAGGATCAATTAGCATATTTGAAAATATTGAAAAATAGATCATTATGAAAACACAAAACATAAAACTAAATTTTAAATCTACTTCTGTATTAGAATTGAATGATTCTCACTTGAATACTGTTGTAGGGGGATCTCCTATTACAGATGCTATTGAAGTGATTACGAGAGCAACTACTTATGGAACGTGGTTTGACTTCGTTGTCTAAAGGAAAAAATTAAAAGGCTCTTACAACGGATGATGAAACAATCTAATAAACTAATTTTAGTAAGCAGTCTATTGTAGAATTAAAAAACAATTAATTACACAAAATTAATGGCAAAAAGAGTTGTGCGTTAGATATTTCATGATGCATAAATCGAATAGTTCTTAAAACATTAACAGAGTGTACACTAAACAATTTTAAAATGAAAACACAAACACAAAAATTGAGTTTAAAAAAAGTATCATTAGTTGAGCTGTCGAGCGAAACACTTAATAATGTAAAAGGAGGAGGGACTACTACAGATGGTAACGAACAGACAACATTAGTCTGTGGAGACTGTATTTTGGTTCCAACAAGTATTCGAAACATTACTAAATAATACACTCTTAATTAAATAAAACAGAAGTATTGCTCTTGTTTATAAGGGTATAAATGTCAACCATTGAAGATTTTTCGTTTGCTATAGCCATCGACTTTATCGATTAAAACATTTTTAGCACTTACAAATAATCTCAAGAAGTTAAAGGTTGTAGCCGTAATTAAAATACAACAATTACATTAACAATTAAAAACACAAATTTATGAAAACACAAAACACAAAACAGGTATTAGATTTTACAAAAAAATCTATCATCCAATTGACAGACGTTGAATCGGCTTCAGTTAATGGAGGTACGGGTTATGTATGCTCAAATTGCCTTTCAATTACAGATGTCTTTACAATAACAAAAGAAGTTCAAAAATAATTATTAATAAATTAAAACAAGAATTATGAAAACACAAAACACAAAATTAGACTTTAGTAAGAATTCTATTATCGAATTAAACGATCTAGAATTGAATGGCGTTGCTGGTGGAGACTCTATAGGTTTATCAATTTCTTTTAACGAAGTTACTAGCTTTTATTGGCCGGCAATTAGTCTTATTATTGAAATAAAATAGGTCAAAACAATTAGAATTCACAAACCTAATACGCTAAAAATTATTGTTTATTTAATATAGCCTCAACTTTTTCGATTTTTAACACTTGATATTAAAGAACTCTAATTAAAGTAAAGTTAAACCTTTCAAATACCGCAATTTTTAATACAATATATAAATATGAAAACACAAAATAGAAAACTAGACTTTAGCAAGAACTCTATTTTAGAATTGAACGACCAACAGTTAACAGGAGTAGCTGGTGGAGGAGACTCTGTAGGTTTATCAATTTCTTTCCACGAAGTTACCAGTTGGTACTGGCCAGCAGTTAGCCTTATTCTTGAGATAAATTAAGTTAAAACAGTTTACGGTAAATAGACAAACAATAATAACATGCGAAAATTTATAAGTTTATTTAATATAGCCCTCGACTTTTTCGATTTTTTATCTAGATATGAATAAACTATAACGTAATAGCAGAGGTAAATGAGAACAACCTTACAATAGTCTCAACCATTTATAAAAGTTAAAATTATGAAAACACAAAACACAGAATTAAATTTCACAAAAAGCGCTATCGTTGAACTAAATGACAAAGACATGCGTGACATCAACGCAGGAGGAGGAAGCATAACCATTTTTGTTGGACATGACGATGAAACACAATTAGAAATAGATGTTACAATTTTTTGGTAACAGTTAACTTTTAAAAACAAATATTATGAAAACACAAAACACAAAATTACAGTTTAAAAAAGATTCAATTTCTGAATTAAATGACCAACAAATGATTGGTGTAAACGGTGGGGATGCAGTAACATTCTCTTTTGTTGAAAATAGTAAAGGGGATCTTATATTCTGGATTTCAGTAGCAATTGATGATTAACATTTAAAAACAATACATATTATGAAAACACAAAACAAAAAATTAAATTTTGATAAGTCTACAGTAATCGAGTTAGGTGATGTAGAAGCAAGAGACATTGAAGGAGGAACAGCATGGTATTGTGTAAGCGCTATTCTTGTTGTTGCAGTAACTGTAACAGTTTCAGATGAACAAGTTATTTCAGTAGTTCACCATTAATATTAATTAGTAAATTAAATACTTATGAAAACCAAAAACGCAAAATTAAATTTCCAAAAGCATTCAGTTGTAGAATTAACAGACAACAACATGAATCAAATTAAAGGAGGAAACCCAACAACCACTGTAACAGTCTCTAGTTGGCTATGTAGTGCAGCTGTTAGTTTATTTACTCAGTTTGAAATCAATTTAAACTATGATGCTCATTAAATTTTATTTAATGTTTTTTAAAAAGGCTGTCTTAAATTTAAGGCAGTCTTTTTTACATAAATTGACTGTTTAATATGTTGCTAAATGGTATGGATGTTTTTTTAGATCAAATAACACCAGGTCTTGCTTTGCATTATACTTTAGAAATAAATAATAAAAGTAAATTATTATGAAAACTAAAAACTCAAAATTAAATTCCGTAATGCGTTCAGTTATAGAATTAACAGATGACAACACGAATCAAATTAAAAGAGGAGAAACAATTATAGCAAGAGTATATAGCTGGCGATATGGAACAGCTGTTGTTCTACTTGTTATTTTATTTGTTATTTTACTGACTCAGTTTGATATTAATTTTAACTATGGTGCTCATTAAGTGTTTCTAAGTTCTTTTTGATTTATATCAATTATGTTTTCCAGAATAGGTCGATATGATAAAAAACCAGAACGTTTAAATGTTCTGGTTTTTTATTATATTTAGATTCAAATATGTTTGTCTGTATTTAGAGACTGAAGTTTTGCATAAAGTGTCTTAAACACTTCCTCTGGATCATTTACGTATTAAAAACAACCCGCTATAGAAAGACATATATGACACCCCAATATTTAGGACCTTTTAATTAGTATATAAAACAAACTTTTCCAAATCGATTCTTTTCCAAATTAAATGATTTTAAAACAAAATCATTAATATTGTCATTTTCTGAAAACTCGCTATCAATTGGAACTGAGTTTTCTTTGTTTAGTATTTTAATACCATCTTTCAAATCTTCAGTAGATCCTAAACAATTTCCTATAAGGTGAACATTGTATAAAATTAAATGAGATAATAATAATGGTAATTTAATGCCTTTATCTCCTAATTTTTTTTC
It contains:
- a CDS encoding response regulator transcription factor; translation: MNIKKPLSLTLFSFVIILTTISSKRDQSLVQYQKSALEDSIRKNIYNNPDKAIFFIHKYLKQTKKKDKVLMAYGALGVAHDLKNNTDSTLFYLNKGLMLCENPSDIIAFKYDIGKTYEKQYNFEYALLLYKQCYDLAKKERLLEEYNKIKHSLALMENKIGQPNKALILLKEMYKAENSIGKEIKNLKFTRKNLSETYLNINEPDSAILVINEGLKAAKNNNNIEFQYHFHSLKARAYLEKKRYSEAEEEAYKALKSANGLDNVKFKNEANYIVSLVNKEQKKYGESIATIKGILNSETVKTTEDLSKYYKLLASCYDAVDSSEQSVVYFKKFTKTEQEVTEKRLATLDNIYHIDLNEKINDKEKQKSKTEFWLIAFIILGLLGFVFFIWIKIKQKNNQKRFEELMVKINNFEKNKAGNNNLDQSIHLTEIANIDELEEDSEEKDELPEAVKELNYSIEADSESSAYIIDDEKIQEILSKIEYLEEKKYYLKQECTMHNMAKRLKTNTSYLSSIINNHLNKTFSNYINELRINYAIVELKNNKRLRSYSVKAISEEIGYKSADSFSKYFKEATGLTPSVYIKKIGTLS
- a CDS encoding class I lanthipeptide, coding for MKTQKKKLVLGKNTIVELNTKNLSRVNGGSWTVVVDYINDKLETVTITQ
- a CDS encoding class IIb bacteriocin, lactobin A/cerein 7B family, with product MKTQSNHLVLKKESVVELNKEQLQNVNGGTATLIGTTSLIALTLVTK
- a CDS encoding class I lanthipeptide → MKTQNKNLAFNKSAVVDLNDDQLQSVNGGTTTLCTGTIIATIVIMTQK
- a CDS encoding class IIb bacteriocin, lactobin A/cerein 7B family; its protein translation is MKTQNKNLAFNKSAVVDLNDNQLMDVNGGSSPLCTGIIISLLITRK
- a CDS encoding class IIb bacteriocin, lactobin A/cerein 7B family; amino-acid sequence: MKTQNKNLAFNKSAVVDLNDNQLMDVNGGTSPLCVGIIISLLITRE
- a CDS encoding class IIb bacteriocin, lactobin A/cerein 7B family; this translates as MKTQNKNLAFNKSSVVDLNDNQLMDVNGGTSPLCVGIIISLLITRE
- a CDS encoding class IIb bacteriocin, lactobin A/cerein 7B family, with the protein product MRTQNKNLAFNKSSVVDLNDNQLMDVNGGTSPLCVGIIISLLITRE
- a CDS encoding class IIb bacteriocin, lactobin A/cerein 7B family, with the protein product MRTQNKNLAFNKSSVVDLNDNQLMDVNGGTSPLCVGIIISLLITRE
- a CDS encoding class I lanthipeptide → MKTQANRKLQFNKKNIVELNDSTLNSVHGGTDTTSVAIQSHLSPINTSWLCDQNHAILAQSN
- a CDS encoding helix-turn-helix domain-containing protein, which encodes MKSKLFFFIFFVLFFHNPIFGQETIASTGDSIKKYIYNNPEKAIIYSHKFVKLNQAENNTENIILGYSVLAFSHEIMNEIDSTLYYYYKRLSLVNKPIEIIQNKYYIARIFDNNYDYNEALQLYGQIIDLAKAEKNDTIVEDIKFSIELIKTKVGLNRKGLSKEAFKYLKEAYIKQKENDNLILRYNRKSLIEVYLNENNITEALSLINEGINQARDTNNVLFLFYMYDYRSAAYLELKDLNRATSDANEAMDYALQLKNEEFINEINYRLAEIAVVNKKFKEALNNLKTVLKSDIDKSALQASKYFKLTANVYESLDSIRLSNTFYSQYIEEREKATQGYLSAIQSIHDITLKEELSDVQKSYEEELMGEISEKEKLKKTKWLWTVISGILLVLSIAIFSFFRNKSKVNQKRFDDLMIKINAFEQRKAEENKSSRDKKEKIKPKEEVVELSQTIEKSSVEVLSNDQKEDNQKEDDQVEEETETTYIIDDKKVEEILVKLQKLEEKQYYLRQDCTLHNMAKKLKTNTSYLSKIVNTHLDKSFSTYINELRINHAILELKNNKRLRSYSVKGIAGEMGYKNADAFSRYFRHATGISPSVYIKKIEEI
- a CDS encoding class I lanthipeptide produces the protein MKTQNTKLILNKSAIVELQPSDLQRINGGSLTDIIDFAEDILIENTYGSWLFH
- a CDS encoding class I lanthipeptide; protein product: MKTQKTELQFGKSSITELNDNQTKAVNGGCQWSQSSGPTLTLNISIIKDPTPTIDFEIN
- a CDS encoding class I lanthipeptide — its product is MNKQNKNGLHFSKHVITELNETEVSKVNGGTSPMTLLSCSFCISSSNGNTGNLSITGSISIFENIEK
- a CDS encoding class I lanthipeptide; protein product: MKTQTQKLSLKKVSLVELSSETLNNVKGGGTTTDGNEQTTLVCGDCILVPTSIRNITK
- a CDS encoding class I lanthipeptide is translated as MKTQNTKLDFSKNSIIELNDLELNGVAGGDSIGLSISFNEVTSFYWPAISLIIEIK